In Brevundimonas sp. SGAir0440, one DNA window encodes the following:
- the dnaN gene encoding DNA polymerase III subunit beta has translation MQLTIERSALLKALGHVQSVVERRNTIPILSNVLLSAGRDRLAFAATDLDMEMVDEAEAQVQVEGQITAPAHTLYEIVRKLPEGAEVSLLYSGDDPRLVVSAGRSRFNLPVLPAGDFPVMSTDSAGASYVLPKEDLARLIDKTRFAVSTEETRYYLNGLYLHTVAEQGIPLLRAVATDGHRLALAETPAPEGAAGGPGVIVPRKTVDQVRRLLDDAGGAVEVTVSAQKIRFQMGEASLTSKVIDGAFPDYLRVIPRGNDKQADIDNALFAKAVDRVATISAEKSRSVKLAFDNDRVKLTVRNMEAGQAEEEVEIGYSDEPFEIGFNARYLLDVAGQITGENAAFRFADPASPTLVLDPGDPGVQYVLMPLRV, from the coding sequence ATGCAGCTGACCATCGAACGATCCGCGCTCCTGAAGGCCCTGGGCCACGTGCAGAGCGTCGTCGAACGTCGAAACACCATTCCGATCCTGTCCAACGTCCTGCTGAGCGCGGGCCGCGACCGGCTGGCCTTCGCCGCCACCGATCTGGACATGGAGATGGTGGACGAGGCCGAGGCCCAGGTTCAGGTCGAGGGTCAGATCACGGCCCCCGCCCACACCCTGTACGAAATCGTGCGCAAGCTGCCGGAAGGCGCCGAGGTCTCGCTGCTCTATTCCGGCGACGATCCCCGCCTGGTCGTCTCGGCCGGCCGGTCGCGCTTCAACCTGCCGGTCCTGCCGGCGGGCGACTTCCCCGTCATGTCCACCGACAGCGCCGGGGCCTCCTACGTCCTGCCCAAGGAGGACCTGGCCCGCCTGATCGACAAGACCCGGTTCGCTGTATCGACCGAGGAAACCCGCTATTATCTGAACGGCCTTTATCTTCACACGGTCGCCGAACAGGGCATCCCCCTGCTGCGCGCCGTCGCCACCGACGGCCACCGCCTGGCCCTGGCCGAGACCCCGGCGCCCGAGGGCGCGGCCGGCGGCCCTGGCGTCATCGTGCCGCGCAAGACGGTGGACCAGGTCCGCCGCCTGCTGGACGACGCCGGCGGCGCGGTCGAGGTCACCGTCTCGGCCCAAAAGATCCGCTTCCAGATGGGCGAGGCGTCCCTGACGTCCAAGGTCATCGACGGCGCCTTCCCTGACTATCTGCGCGTCATTCCGCGCGGCAACGACAAACAGGCCGACATCGACAACGCCCTGTTCGCCAAGGCCGTCGATCGCGTCGCCACCATCTCGGCCGAGAAGAGCCGTTCGGTGAAACTGGCGTTCGACAACGACCGGGTGAAGCTGACCGTGCGCAACATGGAAGCCGGACAGGCCGAGGAAGAGGTCGAGATCGGCTATTCCGACGAACCGTTCGAGATCGGCTTCAACGCCCGCTACCTGCTGGACGTCGCCGGCCAGATCACCGGCGAAAACGCCGCCTTCCGCTTCGCCGACCCGGCCTCCCCGACCCTGGTGCTCGATCCGGGCGATCCGGGCGTTCAGTATGTGCTGATGCCGCTGCGGGTCTAG
- the gyrB gene encoding DNA topoisomerase (ATP-hydrolyzing) subunit B — MTDPIADLPEYGADSIKVLKGLDAVRKRPGMYIGDTDDGSGLHHMVYEVVDNAIDEALAGHADLVQVILNSDGSVTVTDNGRGIPTDIHAEEGVSAAEVIMTQLHAGGKFDQNSYKVSGGLHGVGVSVVNALSDWLQLKIYRDGKQHEMRFERGDTVKSLEVTGVAPMREDTGKPLSGTEVTFFPSVTTFSHIDFDLKTLEHRLRELAFLNSGVVIKLADQRHAEPVEMILHYQGGVEAFVRHLDKSKTPILKDVIVIRGKKEGIELDLALWWNDSYHETMLCFTNNIPQRDGGTHLSAFRASLTRVMGGYIESSGAGKKEKVSVTGEDAREGLTCVLSVKVPDPKFSSQTKDKLVSSEVRPAVESLCSEGLSTWFEEHPVEAKQIVAKIIEAASAREAARKARDLTRRKSALEISSLPGKLADCQERDPAKSELFIVEGDSAGGSAKQARNRENQAVLPLRGKILNVERARFDRMLSSDLIGTLILALGTGIGRDDFNADKLRYHKIILMADADVDGAHIRTLLLTFFYRQMPELITRGHVYIAQPPLYKVSKGKQSRYLKDQAEMDAYLIEEGSSEAELDLSTGERRLGLDLQSLVREAKAFSAGVDRLSQRAPAFAIEQAALAGLFADNADMTAASAAAAVRLNLYAEEGDGEWTGAPGEQGAVVFSRTRRAVQETIVLEETLIRSLDARRLAERAGAFDGVFSAPATYRRKDKSTTIRGPLDLLTAVLDAGKKGLSIQRYKGLGEMNPEQLWETTLDVNARTLLQVSVEHEEDANDLFAKLMGDVVEPRREFIQDNALDAAVDV, encoded by the coding sequence ATGACCGATCCGATTGCCGACCTGCCCGAATACGGCGCCGATTCCATCAAGGTTCTCAAAGGCCTGGACGCCGTGCGCAAGCGCCCCGGCATGTATATCGGCGACACCGATGACGGCTCGGGCCTGCACCACATGGTCTATGAGGTGGTCGACAATGCGATCGATGAGGCCCTGGCCGGTCACGCCGACCTGGTCCAGGTCATCCTGAACAGCGACGGCTCGGTCACCGTGACCGACAACGGACGCGGCATTCCCACCGACATCCACGCCGAGGAAGGCGTATCCGCCGCCGAGGTCATCATGACCCAGCTGCACGCGGGCGGTAAGTTCGACCAGAACTCCTACAAGGTGTCCGGCGGTCTGCACGGCGTGGGCGTGTCGGTGGTCAACGCCCTGTCCGACTGGCTGCAGCTCAAGATCTATCGCGACGGCAAGCAGCACGAGATGCGCTTCGAGCGCGGCGACACGGTCAAGTCGCTGGAAGTCACGGGCGTCGCCCCGATGCGCGAAGACACCGGCAAACCGCTGAGCGGGACCGAGGTCACCTTCTTCCCGTCCGTCACGACCTTCAGCCACATCGACTTCGATCTGAAGACGCTGGAACACCGTCTGCGCGAACTGGCCTTCCTGAACTCGGGCGTGGTGATCAAGCTGGCCGACCAGCGCCACGCCGAGCCGGTCGAGATGATCCTGCACTACCAGGGCGGGGTCGAGGCCTTCGTGCGGCACCTCGACAAGTCGAAGACGCCGATCCTGAAGGACGTCATCGTCATTCGCGGCAAGAAGGAAGGGATCGAACTGGATCTCGCCCTGTGGTGGAACGACAGCTACCACGAGACCATGCTGTGCTTCACCAACAACATCCCCCAGCGGGATGGAGGCACCCACCTGTCGGCCTTCCGCGCCAGCCTGACCCGCGTCATGGGCGGCTATATCGAGAGCTCGGGCGCCGGAAAGAAGGAGAAGGTCTCCGTCACCGGCGAGGACGCCCGCGAGGGCCTAACCTGCGTCCTGTCGGTCAAGGTGCCGGATCCCAAGTTCAGCTCCCAGACCAAGGACAAGCTGGTCTCCTCCGAAGTGCGTCCGGCCGTCGAAAGCCTGTGCTCGGAAGGCTTGTCGACATGGTTCGAGGAGCATCCGGTCGAGGCCAAGCAGATCGTGGCCAAGATCATCGAGGCGGCGTCGGCCCGTGAGGCCGCCCGCAAGGCCCGCGACCTGACCCGCCGCAAATCCGCGCTGGAAATCTCGAGCCTGCCGGGCAAGCTGGCCGACTGCCAGGAGCGCGATCCCGCCAAGTCCGAACTGTTCATCGTCGAGGGCGATTCCGCCGGCGGCTCGGCCAAACAGGCGCGCAACCGCGAGAACCAGGCCGTCCTGCCCCTGCGCGGCAAGATCCTGAACGTCGAACGCGCGCGCTTTGACCGGATGCTGTCGTCGGACCTGATCGGCACGCTGATCCTGGCGCTCGGCACCGGCATCGGCCGCGACGACTTCAACGCCGACAAGCTGCGCTACCACAAGATCATCCTGATGGCGGACGCCGACGTCGACGGCGCCCACATCCGCACCCTGCTGCTGACCTTCTTCTATCGCCAGATGCCCGAGCTGATCACGCGCGGCCACGTCTATATCGCCCAGCCGCCCCTCTATAAGGTCTCCAAGGGCAAGCAGTCGCGCTACCTGAAGGATCAGGCCGAGATGGACGCCTATCTGATCGAGGAAGGTTCGTCAGAGGCCGAGCTGGACCTGTCCACGGGCGAGCGTCGCCTGGGTCTGGACCTGCAATCGCTGGTGCGCGAGGCCAAGGCCTTCAGCGCCGGCGTCGATCGCCTCAGCCAGCGCGCGCCCGCCTTCGCCATCGAACAGGCGGCGCTCGCCGGCCTGTTCGCCGACAACGCCGATATGACGGCCGCCTCGGCCGCCGCCGCCGTTCGCCTGAACCTGTATGCCGAAGAGGGCGATGGCGAATGGACGGGCGCGCCGGGCGAACAGGGCGCCGTGGTCTTCAGCCGCACCCGTCGCGCGGTGCAGGAAACGATCGTGCTGGAGGAAACCCTGATCCGTTCGCTGGACGCCCGTCGCCTGGCCGAACGCGCCGGCGCCTTCGACGGCGTTTTCAGCGCCCCGGCCACCTACCGCCGCAAGGACAAGTCCACGACCATTCGCGGTCCGCTGGATCTGCTGACCGCCGTGCTGGACGCCGGCAAGAAGGGTCTGTCGATCCAGCGCTACAAGGGCCTGGGCGAGATGAACCCCGAGCAGCTTTGGGAGACGACGCTGGACGTCAACGCCCGCACCCTGCTCCAGGTCTCGGTCGAGCACGAGGAAGACGCCAACGACCTGTTCGCCAAGCTGATGGGCGACGTGGTCGAACCGCGCCGCGAGTTCATCCAGGACAACGCCCTGGACGCCGCCGTCGACGTCTGA
- the mnmC gene encoding FAD-dependent 5-carboxymethylaminomethyl-2-thiouridine(34) oxidoreductase MnmC produces the protein MTPDDDASPLLTWTEEGEPRSGRFGDVYFSRDDGLAEARAVFLAGCGLPDAWTGRDYFAVAELGFGTGLNIAALLELWRRTRPEGGRLHIFSIEGYPLTAAEAARALDAWPELAEATEALIANWPAATPGFHRVDLPGFDAVLDVGVGDAAWALEQWSGTADAWFLDGFSPALNPGMWSPEVMALIAKRSAPGARLATFTVAGAVRRGLAEQGFVVEKRPGHGRKRERLEAHLPSAFEPTPQPTVAVIGAGIAGASVVRALKAQGVRAMVFEGERPGAGGSGFPAALVTPRLDAGDHGIAALHAQALERAGDLYAAIPDAVTGHGVLQLPQAPRDAARFEKIARQPIWNDGDMVVLDDGAASAVAGEATGQGGLLMKGAFALRPAAVLSNWLSDTEMRAERVTRLKRADGCWRLIGEDDAVLGEVDMVVLAAGWGSAALLDGFDQTPRLSPVRGQADWIDGDVTVHPMAWGGYAVSTGQVVLFGATHDRGDTDTAPREDDSARNLATLEARLPALAKRIAAAGPVQHRAAVRATTPDRLPVAGALDDGLYMLGGLGSRGFCVAPLLGEHIAALVLGQPSPLPGDLSARVSPRRSSVLTDTLASSSPTRAG, from the coding sequence ATGACGCCTGACGACGACGCCTCGCCCCTGCTGACCTGGACCGAAGAGGGCGAGCCGCGCTCCGGCCGGTTCGGCGACGTCTACTTCTCCCGAGACGACGGCCTGGCTGAGGCGCGGGCGGTGTTTCTGGCGGGGTGTGGCCTGCCGGACGCCTGGACGGGCCGCGATTATTTCGCGGTGGCCGAGCTGGGGTTCGGCACGGGGTTGAACATCGCCGCCCTGCTGGAACTATGGCGACGGACCCGGCCCGAGGGCGGGCGGCTGCACATCTTCTCTATCGAGGGGTATCCGCTGACGGCGGCGGAGGCGGCGCGGGCGCTGGACGCCTGGCCCGAACTGGCGGAGGCGACCGAGGCCTTGATCGCGAATTGGCCGGCCGCGACGCCGGGCTTTCACCGGGTGGACCTGCCGGGCTTCGACGCCGTGCTGGACGTGGGCGTAGGCGACGCGGCCTGGGCGCTGGAGCAGTGGTCGGGAACGGCGGACGCCTGGTTCCTGGACGGTTTCTCGCCTGCGCTGAACCCGGGCATGTGGTCACCCGAGGTGATGGCCTTGATCGCCAAGCGCTCGGCGCCGGGCGCGCGCCTGGCCACCTTCACCGTCGCCGGAGCCGTGCGGCGGGGCCTGGCCGAGCAGGGTTTCGTCGTCGAGAAGCGCCCCGGTCATGGCCGCAAGCGCGAGCGGCTCGAGGCCCATCTGCCCTCGGCTTTCGAACCGACGCCGCAGCCCACCGTCGCCGTGATCGGCGCGGGCATCGCCGGCGCATCGGTGGTGCGGGCCCTGAAGGCGCAGGGCGTCCGGGCGATGGTGTTCGAGGGCGAGCGCCCGGGCGCAGGCGGCTCTGGCTTTCCGGCGGCCCTGGTCACACCACGTCTGGATGCCGGCGATCACGGCATCGCCGCCCTGCACGCCCAGGCGCTGGAGCGGGCGGGCGATCTCTATGCCGCGATTCCGGACGCCGTCACGGGCCACGGCGTGCTGCAACTGCCTCAGGCGCCGCGCGATGCCGCCCGGTTCGAAAAGATCGCCCGCCAGCCGATCTGGAATGACGGTGACATGGTGGTGCTGGACGACGGGGCGGCGTCAGCCGTCGCTGGCGAAGCGACGGGGCAGGGCGGTCTGCTGATGAAGGGGGCGTTCGCGCTACGCCCTGCGGCGGTGCTCTCGAACTGGCTTTCGGACACTGAGATGCGCGCTGAGCGCGTGACACGGCTGAAGCGCGCCGACGGCTGCTGGCGGCTGATCGGCGAAGACGACGCGGTGCTGGGCGAGGTCGATATGGTGGTTCTCGCCGCCGGTTGGGGATCGGCCGCCCTGCTGGACGGGTTCGACCAGACGCCGCGCCTGTCGCCCGTTCGGGGCCAGGCGGACTGGATCGACGGGGACGTGACCGTCCATCCGATGGCCTGGGGCGGCTATGCGGTTTCGACGGGCCAAGTCGTGCTATTCGGCGCGACCCATGACCGGGGCGACACCGACACGGCGCCTCGCGAGGACGACAGCGCGCGAAATCTGGCGACCTTGGAAGCGCGCCTGCCGGCGTTGGCCAAGCGCATCGCGGCGGCCGGGCCGGTGCAGCATCGGGCGGCGGTCCGCGCCACGACGCCGGATCGCCTGCCTGTGGCGGGCGCCCTCGATGACGGCCTCTATATGCTCGGCGGTCTGGGGTCGCGCGGGTTTTGCGTCGCGCCCTTGCTGGGCGAGCATATCGCCGCCCTCGTCCTGGGTCAGCCCTCGCCGCTGCCGGGCGATCTGTCGGCGCGCGTGTCGCCCCGTCGGTCTTCGGTTCTGACGGACACCCTTGCATCGTCCTCGCCGACGCGCGCAGGATGA
- a CDS encoding long-chain-acyl-CoA synthetase, producing MGFVANIRRDVRFARGLFRLLKRIKPIELDSDVLLCDDFEEAVDKFADNIAIDDGQRTLTYRDLDAMANRFAHWAKNRGLRRSDTIALMMTNRIEYLAAWIGFSKVGIATALINTNLNGQGLAHCLAISKAFNVVADEDCWRQIEEARPLVDHNLALWVLGLTDDLETSDRRGLDKPVRGGSSVRPSKSAREGLTNRDTALYIYTSGTTGLPKAARIPHSRARTYMRAFAGATRSTPEDRIFNVLPLYHSTGGLVGVGAALLNGARLVIRKKFSASTFWPDVRSSGATMFVYIGELCRYLVNCPPHEDETKHKLRLAFGNGLRADVWPDFQSRFKIPDILEFYGSTEGNVSLFNFDGKQGAIGRVPSFLKSQINIRLVEFDVETEQPIRGSDGLCRLARVGEVGEAIGLIGNDIRHDFSGYADKAASQKKILTDVFKKGDRWFRTGDLMKQDKEGYFYFVDRMGDTFRWKGENVSTSEVEQVLMDAPGVTEAIVYGVPVPAQDGKAGMAALVVEGKFDAQAFSDHVEAKLPAYAQPVFVRLIKSAETTGTFKYRKADLVVDGFDPSKTGATLYVRGGAAGYQKLTAAGRNAILKGESRL from the coding sequence ATGGGTTTTGTAGCCAATATCCGCAGGGATGTCCGGTTCGCGCGCGGCCTGTTCCGTCTGTTGAAACGCATCAAGCCGATCGAGTTGGACAGCGACGTCCTGCTCTGTGACGACTTCGAAGAAGCGGTCGACAAGTTCGCCGACAACATCGCCATCGACGACGGTCAGCGCACCCTGACCTATCGCGACCTGGACGCCATGGCGAACCGCTTCGCCCATTGGGCCAAGAACCGGGGCCTGCGTCGCAGCGACACCATCGCCCTGATGATGACCAACCGGATCGAGTATCTGGCGGCGTGGATCGGCTTCTCCAAGGTCGGCATCGCCACGGCCCTGATCAACACCAATCTGAACGGGCAGGGGCTGGCCCACTGCCTGGCCATCTCCAAGGCGTTCAACGTCGTCGCGGATGAGGATTGCTGGCGTCAGATCGAGGAGGCGCGGCCTCTGGTCGACCACAACCTGGCGCTCTGGGTTCTTGGCCTGACCGACGATCTGGAGACCAGCGACCGTCGCGGACTGGACAAGCCCGTGCGCGGCGGGTCCTCGGTCCGGCCGTCCAAGTCGGCGCGCGAAGGCCTGACCAACCGCGACACCGCCCTTTATATCTACACCTCCGGTACGACCGGTCTGCCCAAGGCGGCGCGCATCCCGCATTCGCGCGCCCGGACCTATATGCGCGCCTTCGCCGGCGCCACGCGTTCGACGCCCGAGGACCGGATTTTCAACGTCCTGCCGCTGTATCACTCGACCGGCGGCTTGGTCGGCGTGGGCGCGGCGTTGCTGAACGGCGCGCGGCTGGTAATCCGCAAGAAGTTCTCGGCCAGCACCTTCTGGCCCGACGTGCGCTCGTCGGGCGCGACCATGTTCGTCTATATCGGCGAGCTGTGCCGCTATCTGGTCAACTGCCCGCCGCACGAGGACGAGACCAAGCACAAGCTTCGTCTGGCGTTCGGCAACGGCCTGCGCGCCGATGTCTGGCCCGACTTCCAGAGCCGGTTCAAGATTCCTGACATCCTGGAGTTCTACGGCTCGACCGAAGGCAATGTCTCGCTGTTCAACTTCGACGGCAAACAGGGCGCGATCGGTCGGGTGCCCAGCTTCCTGAAGTCGCAGATCAATATCCGCCTGGTCGAGTTCGACGTGGAGACGGAACAGCCGATCCGCGGCTCGGACGGCCTGTGTCGCCTGGCGCGCGTCGGCGAGGTCGGCGAGGCCATCGGCTTGATCGGCAACGACATCCGCCACGACTTCTCGGGCTATGCCGACAAGGCCGCCTCGCAGAAGAAGATCCTGACCGATGTGTTCAAGAAGGGCGACCGCTGGTTCCGCACCGGCGACCTGATGAAGCAGGACAAGGAAGGCTATTTCTACTTCGTCGACCGGATGGGCGACACCTTCCGCTGGAAGGGCGAGAACGTCTCGACCTCAGAGGTCGAACAGGTGCTGATGGACGCGCCGGGCGTGACCGAAGCCATCGTCTATGGCGTGCCTGTGCCGGCCCAGGACGGCAAGGCCGGCATGGCGGCCCTGGTGGTGGAAGGCAAGTTCGACGCCCAGGCCTTTTCCGATCATGTCGAGGCCAAACTGCCCGCCTATGCCCAACCGGTGTTTGTGCGGCTGATCAAATCGGCCGAGACGACCGGCACCTTCAAATACCGCAAGGCCGATCTGGTGGTCGACGGGTTCGATCCGTCCAAGACCGGCGCCACCCTTTATGTGCGGGGCGGGGCTGCGGGCTATCAGAAGCTGACGGCGGCCGGACGCAACGCCATTCTGAAGGGCGAAAGCCGTCTGTAA
- the recF gene encoding DNA replication/repair protein RecF yields MITSLTLTDFRSYAGARLAMTSGPVVLHGPNGAGKTNLLEAISLLTPGKGLRGATAAEMGRREPGEATGRAWAVMVELDDETRLGTGVQAAGAARRIVRIDGETAQPGRLLDYLRPVWATPEQDRLFSDARAERLKFFDRLVFAADPDHAASVSAYEKALRERLRLLNDAQDGREADPVWLDALEVRLGEAGARAALARVAALHALQAAIDARSDRPFPQADLGLDGAAEQMAEAGAEEDEIAAAIREGLAKARARDGAAGRSLFGPHRTDLTALHREKQRPAAEGSSGEQKALVLNLILAQIARLSDHAARPILLLDEAPAHLDEARRTALFDEITALDLQAFMTGTERDLFAGLEGRAQFVRVAGGALETD; encoded by the coding sequence GTGATCACCTCCCTCACCCTCACCGACTTCCGCTCGTATGCAGGCGCCCGGCTGGCGATGACCTCCGGGCCCGTGGTGCTGCATGGGCCGAACGGGGCGGGAAAGACCAATCTCTTGGAGGCGATCAGCCTGCTGACCCCCGGCAAGGGACTGCGGGGCGCGACGGCGGCCGAGATGGGGCGGCGCGAGCCGGGCGAGGCGACCGGACGCGCCTGGGCCGTCATGGTCGAACTGGACGACGAGACGCGGCTGGGCACCGGGGTCCAGGCGGCGGGGGCCGCGCGGCGTATCGTGCGGATCGACGGCGAGACAGCCCAGCCCGGGCGGCTGCTCGACTATCTGCGTCCCGTCTGGGCCACGCCGGAACAGGACCGGCTGTTCTCCGACGCGCGCGCCGAGCGGTTGAAGTTCTTCGACCGGCTGGTCTTCGCCGCCGATCCCGACCACGCCGCCAGCGTCTCCGCCTATGAAAAGGCGCTGCGAGAGCGGCTGCGCCTATTGAACGACGCCCAGGACGGGCGTGAGGCCGACCCCGTCTGGCTGGACGCCCTGGAGGTTCGGCTGGGCGAGGCCGGAGCCCGCGCCGCCCTCGCCCGCGTCGCCGCCCTGCACGCGCTCCAGGCCGCCATCGACGCCCGCAGCGATCGTCCCTTTCCTCAGGCCGACCTGGGTCTGGACGGCGCCGCCGAACAGATGGCCGAAGCGGGCGCCGAGGAGGACGAGATCGCCGCCGCCATCCGCGAGGGCCTGGCCAAGGCTCGCGCCCGAGACGGCGCCGCCGGACGCTCGCTGTTCGGGCCGCACCGCACCGACCTGACCGCGCTTCACCGCGAGAAACAGCGCCCCGCCGCCGAGGGCTCTTCGGGCGAGCAGAAGGCCCTGGTCCTGAACCTGATCCTGGCCCAGATCGCGCGGCTTTCCGATCACGCCGCCCGCCCGATCCTGCTGCTGGACGAAGCCCCCGCCCACCTCGACGAGGCGCGTCGCACGGCCCTGTTCGACGAGATCACGGCGCTGGATCTTCAGGCCTTCATGACCGGCACCGAACGCGACCTGTTCGCCGGTCTGGAAGGCCGCGCCCAGTTCGTCCGCGTGGCCGGCGGCGCGCTGGAAACCGACTAG
- the motA gene encoding flagellar motor stator protein MotA, protein MFQIIGIVLLFGLVFGSYAISGGKFEVILHAAPHELMAIGGAGIAAFLISNSMPVIKGAMGGLGKTFAGPKWKKQDYKDLLSLLFQLTKTMKSKGVVALESHIEKPKESTIFQKYPKVLKDHFAVDFICDTLRMMTMNLEDPHQVEDAMEKQLEKHHHEHLENAHALQNLADGLPALGIVAAVLGVIKTMGSITEPPEVLGTMIGGALVGTFMGVFLAYGLVGPFAARLTAIINEEAAYYKIIQSVLVAHLHGNAAQISVEIGRGDIPSSSQPSFSEMEEALNSITAD, encoded by the coding sequence ATGTTCCAGATCATCGGCATCGTGCTGCTGTTCGGCCTCGTCTTCGGCAGCTACGCCATTTCGGGCGGCAAGTTCGAAGTGATCCTGCACGCCGCGCCGCACGAGCTGATGGCGATCGGCGGAGCGGGCATCGCCGCCTTCCTGATCTCCAACTCCATGCCGGTGATCAAGGGGGCCATGGGCGGGCTGGGCAAGACCTTTGCCGGGCCGAAGTGGAAGAAGCAGGACTACAAGGACCTGCTGTCGCTGCTGTTTCAGCTGACCAAGACGATGAAGTCCAAGGGCGTGGTGGCGCTGGAAAGCCATATCGAAAAGCCCAAGGAATCGACCATCTTCCAGAAGTACCCCAAGGTGCTGAAGGACCATTTCGCCGTCGACTTCATCTGCGACACCCTGCGGATGATGACGATGAACCTGGAGGATCCGCACCAGGTCGAGGATGCGATGGAAAAGCAGCTCGAAAAGCACCATCACGAGCATCTGGAAAACGCCCACGCGCTTCAGAACCTGGCCGACGGCCTGCCGGCGCTGGGCATCGTCGCCGCCGTGCTGGGGGTCATCAAGACCATGGGTTCGATCACCGAGCCGCCCGAGGTGCTGGGCACCATGATCGGCGGCGCCCTGGTCGGCACCTTCATGGGTGTGTTCCTGGCCTATGGTCTGGTGGGTCCGTTCGCGGCGCGCCTGACCGCAATCATCAACGAGGAAGCCGCCTACTATAAGATCATCCAATCGGTTCTGGTCGCCCACCTGCACGGCAACGCCGCCCAGATCTCGGTCGAGATCGGCCGCGGCGACATTCCTTCTTCCTCGCAGCCTTCGTTCAGCGAGATGGAAGAGGCGCTGAACAGCATCACCGCCGACTGA
- a CDS encoding DUF6491 family protein encodes MHRLILSSAAFLAVSACAPSPGVATASRADAGQCFRPNLVRNFTAPNDQTLYVRTADAGVFQIETPFCRDMTRALSIALEPVAGSSRLCPGDQAALLSPATGPQPCRVRIARKLTTTEIEALPSRDRP; translated from the coding sequence ATGCATCGCCTCATTCTGTCGTCTGCGGCTTTCCTCGCCGTGTCGGCCTGTGCGCCCTCGCCGGGCGTGGCGACGGCCAGCCGCGCCGACGCCGGCCAGTGTTTCCGGCCCAATCTGGTGCGAAACTTCACCGCGCCGAACGACCAGACCCTGTATGTCCGCACAGCCGACGCCGGGGTGTTTCAGATCGAGACCCCCTTCTGTCGCGACATGACCCGCGCCCTGTCGATCGCACTGGAACCTGTCGCCGGATCCAGCCGCCTGTGTCCCGGCGATCAGGCCGCCTTGCTCAGTCCGGCGACGGGCCCTCAACCGTGCCGCGTGCGCATCGCCAGGAAGCTGACGACCACTGAGATCGAGGCCCTGCCGTCTCGCGATCGGCCCTGA